Proteins encoded within one genomic window of Ranitomeya variabilis isolate aRanVar5 chromosome 4, aRanVar5.hap1, whole genome shotgun sequence:
- the LIME1 gene encoding lck-interacting transmembrane adapter 1, with protein sequence MAPSLVTSESEGHILTPLCSAMGLFLLLCSLCMFCKKRKKRRMRTAYSGGVALVDVTLLRQTQLRSLSKSDTKLHEIKRPRPEDLHLRPVSMDPLYHPPRWPTPNASSTEDATYSNLNYNPKNSLYECVGSRADMESSLSEPQVNVVTAEYACVRKVKKAANQRAPDTMEEEKTQPAASSGEPCLPSRSADLTLEDMYSKVQKKMKVRETESTEGLIKTCNEEEVVHAETPINQPEENLYESISDMSSHHTNCSTASEVYA encoded by the exons ATGGCTCCAAGTCTTGTCACCTCCGAGTCTGAAGGCCACATCCTCACTCCTCTTTGCTCTGCCATGGGGCTATTCCTGCTGCTCTGCAGCCTGTGCATGTTCTGCAAAAAGAG gaagaagaggaggatgaggactgCATATTCCGGTGGAGTTGCTCTCGTTGACGTG ACATTGCTCCGTCAGACTCAACTACGATCACTCAGCAAATCTGATACCAAACTGCATGAAATCAAGAGGCCACGACCGGAAGACCTTC ACCTAAGGCCAGTCAGTATGGATCCGCTCTACCACCCCCCAAGGTGGCCAACACCAAATGCCTCCTCCACCGAGGATGCAACCTACTCTAACCTAAACTACAACCCTAAGAACTCTCTGTATGAATGTGTGGGGTCTCGGGCAGACATGGAGTCGTCACTTAGCGAACCTCAAGTTAACGTTGTCACTGCTGAGTACGCCTGTGTGCGGAAGGTGAAGAAGGCAGCAAACCAGAGGGCCCCAGACACCATGGAAGAGGAGAAGACCCAACCCGCGGCATCTTCTGGAGAACCTTGTCTTCCGAGTCGCTCAGCTGATCTGACC CTTGAAGACATGTACTCCAAAGTACAGAAGAAAATGAAGGTGAGAGAAACGGAGAGCACCGAGGGGTTAATAAAGACGTGTAACGAAGAGGAGGTCGTTCACGCCGAGACCCCCATCAATCAACCTGAAGAAAACTTGTACGAGAGTATAAGCGACATGAGCAGCCATCACACTAACTGCAGCACGGCTTCTGAAGTCTATGCTTAA